A single window of Malus sylvestris chromosome 5, drMalSylv7.2, whole genome shotgun sequence DNA harbors:
- the LOC126621415 gene encoding AP-1 complex subunit sigma-1, whose amino-acid sequence MIQFVLLISRQGKVRLTKWYSPYTQKERSKVLRELSGVILARGPKLCNFVDWRGYKVVYKRYASLYFCMCIDQEDNELEVLEMIHHYVEILDRYFGSVCELDLIFNFHKAYYILDEILIAGELQESSKKTVARLIAAQDSLVETAKEQASSISNIIAQATK is encoded by the exons ATTCAATTTGTGCTTCTAATAAGCAGACAAGGAAAAGTGAGGTTGACAAAATGGTATTCTCCTTATACCCAAAAGGAAAGAAGTAAG GTTCTCCGTGAGCTCAGTGGAGTAATTCTTGCGCGAGGTCCCAAACTCTGTAATTTTGTGGATTGGAGAGGATACAAAGTTGTTTATAAAAG ATATGCCAGTCTGTATTTCTGCATGTGTATTGATCAAGAAGATAACGAATTAGAGGTCCTTGAAATGATTCATCATTATGTTGAGATTCTCGACCGATACTTTGGCAGT GTCTGTGAATTGGATTTGATATTTAACTTCCACAAG GCCTACTATATACTGGATGAAATTTTGATTGCCGGTGAACTTCAAGAATCGAGCAAGAAAACAGTTGCACGATTGATAGCTGCACAG GATTCTTTGGTGGAGACTGCAAAAGAGCAGGCTAGTTCGATAAGTAATATAATCGCGCAGGCAACCAAGTAA
- the LOC126621371 gene encoding phototropin-2-like — MEVLNLKDVGANPSNKQAADIVESGSGSTSAPAGRRDSINKWMAFGTDQASADPKSTSATGSNGGYASNSGNNQIITEKETIAARTAEWGVVVKSSDIGEGSFTGVSGRKTSSGRFDSSARSSEDSNYGGEMGNIPRVSNELKAALSTLQQTFVVSDATKPDCPIMYASSGFFGMTGYSSKEVIGRNCRFLQGPETDRNEVAKIRDAVKTGKSYCGRLFNYKKDGTPFWNLLTITPIKDEKGNTIKFIGMQVEVSKYTEGVNDRALRPNGLPKSLIRYDSRQKETALGSITEVVQTVRHPRSHIQDVSHDTASIHEEQDSLNADYVLPKSAATASMSTPGRQTPQSDVKGDKFRSMSSPIDAGKISRKSGRTSSIGFKTRSLSSASRHEKEPIIEPEVLMTTDIEPSDNWDGTERERDIRQGIDLATTLERIEKNFVISDPRIPDCPIIFASDSFLELTEYTREEILGRNCRFLQGPETDQATVAKIRDAIREQREITVQLINYTKSGKKFWNLFHLQPMRDQKGELQYFIGVQLDGSGHVEPLRNRLSETTELEGSKLVKATAHNVDEAVRELPDANLKPEDLWAIHSQPVFPRPHKRENPSWTAIREITARGEKIGLHHFKPIKPLGCGDTGSVHLVELQGTGELYAMKAMEKSIMLNRNKVHRACIEREIISLLDHPFLPTLYTSFETSTHVCLISDFCSGGELFALLDKQPMKLFKEESARFYAAEVVIALEYLHCLGIVYRDLKPENILLHKDGHIVLTDFDLSFMTSCKPLIIRHQSPNKRRRSRSQPPPTFVAEPVTQSNSFVGTEEYIAPEIITGAGHSSAIDWWALGILLYEMLYGRTPFRGKNRQRTFTNILHKDLTFPGSIPVSLAARQLINALLQRDPDARLGSNTGANEIKQHPFFRGINWPLIRCMSPPPLEAPLQPIERDPKAKDITWEDDGVLVNLADLDIF, encoded by the exons ATGGAGGTCTTGAATCTGAAAGATGTTGGAGCAAACCCTAGCAACAAGCAAGCTGCTGATATTGTGGAAAGTGGATCAGGAAGCACTTCTGCTCCAGCTGGTAGAAGGGATTCCATCAACAAGTGGATGGCATTCGGAACTGATCAGGCTTCGGCTGATCCTAAAAGCACTTCTGCCACTGGTTCAAATGGAGGGTATGCTTCCAATTCCGGCAACAACCAGATTATCACAGAGAAGGAAACAATAGCAGCAAGAACAGCTGAGTGGGGGGTGGTCGTGAAATCATCAGACATTGGAGAAGGAAGCTTCACGGGCGTATCTGGAAGGAAAACTTCATCGGGGAGATTTGATTCATCTGCAAGGAGTTCTGAGGACTCAAATTATGGGGGTGAGATGGGAAATATTCCTAGGGTATCTAATGAGTTGAAGGCAGCTCTGTCAACACTTCAGCAGACTTTTGTTGTTTCTGATGCCACAAAACCTGATTGCCCAATTATGTATGCTAGTAGTGGCTTCTTTGGGATGACTGGGTACTCTTCGAAGGAGGTCATTGGCAGGAACTG CCGATTTCTTCAGGGACCGGAAACGGACCGGAACGAAGTGGCGAAAATCCGAGACGCAGTCAAGACCGGGAAAAGCTACTGCGGTAGGCTCTTCAACTacaagaaagatggaactcccTTCTGGAATCTTCTCACCATTACCCCAATCAAAGATGAGAAAGGAAACACCATCAAATTTATTGG AATGCAGGTTGAGGTCAGCAAGTACACAGAAGGGGTGAATGACAGGGCACTGAGGCCGAATGGATTGCCGAAGTCGCTAATCCGCTATGATT CTCGCCAGAAGGAGACGGCGTTAGGCTCCATTACGGAAGTTGTCCAAACAGTAAGACATCCACGTTCTCACATCCAGGATGTGAGTCATGACACTGCCAGCATTCATGAGGAGCAGGACAGCCTCAACGCTGATTATGTTCTGCCTAAATCTGCTGCAACTGCAAGTATGAGTACACCTGGTAGACAAACTCCTCAATCGGATGTGAAAGGCGATAAATTTCGCAGCATGAGCTCTCCTATTGATGCTGGCAAAATATCTCGAAAGTCAGGACGCACTTCCTCTATTGG ATTTAAAACACGGTCTCTAAGCTCTGCAAGCAGGCATGAAAAAGAACCTATTATTGAACCGGAGGTTTTGATGACCACAGATATAGAGCCCTCTGACAATTGGGATGGTACTGAAAGAGAAAGGGATATACGCCAAGGAATTGACTTGGCAACCACATTGGAACGCATTGAAAAGAACTTTGTGATTAGTGATCCTAGAATTCCAGATTGCCCCATT ATATTTGCATCTGATAGCTTCTTAGAACTGACAGAATATACCCGtgaagaaattttgggaagaaatTGTCG TTTTCTCCAGGGACCTGAAACAGATCAAGCTACTGTCGCAAAGATAAGAGATGCCATTAGAGAACAAAGGGAAATTACTGTACAGTTGATCAACTATACAAAGAGTG GAAAAAAGTTTTGGAATTTATTTCATTTGCAGCCCATGCGTGACCAGAAG ggTGAACTTCAATATTTCATTGGTGTCCAACTGGATGGGAGTGGTCATGTGGAACCTCTGCGAAATCGCCTATCAGAGACCACAGAGCTAGAAGGTTCTAAATTG GTCAAAGCTACAGCACACAATGTTGATGAGGCTGTTCGAGAACTTCCTGATGCCAACTTG AAACCAGAAGATTTATGGGCAATTCATTCTCAGCCTGTCTTCCCAAGGCCTCACAAAAGGGAAAATCCTTCTTGGACAGCAATACGGGAG ATTACTGCTCGCGGTGAAAAAATTGGTCTACATCATTTTAAGCCCATAAAACCATTGGGATGCGGTGATACTGGAAG TGTACATTTGGTGGAACTACAAGGTACAGGTGAACTGTATGCTATGAAGGCAATGGAGAAGTCAATAATGTTGAACCGTAACAAG GTTCACCGAGCATGCATTGAGAGGGAGATAATTTCGCTACTCGACCATCCTTTTCTTCCCACACTGTACACCTCATTTGAG ACTTCCACACACGTTTGTTTGATATCAGACTTTTGCAGTGGTGGAGAGTTATTTGCTTTACTTGACAAGCAGCCGATGAAATTATTTAAGGAGGAATCTGCGAG GTTCTATGCGGCAGAGGTGGTTATTGCATTGGAATATCTTCACTGTCTAG GAATAGTATATCGCGACCTTAAGCCTGAAAATATTTTACTCCATAAGGATGGGCATATTGTCTTAACAGATTTTGATTTGTCGTTTATGACATCATGTAAACCCCTG ATTATAAGGCATCAATCGCCTAACAAGAGAAGAAGATCGAGGAGTCAACCACCACCAACATTTGTTGCAGAACCAGTCACACAATCAAATTCATTTGTTGGAACTGAAGAGTACATTGCTCCT GAAATTATTACTGGTGCAGGCCACAGCAGTGCTATTGATTGGTGGGCTCTTG GTATTTTGTTGTATGAGATGCTGTATGGCCGTACACCTTTCAGGGGTAAAAATAGGCAGAGGACGTTCACCAACATCCTGCACAAAGATCTCACGTTTCCAGGCAGTATTCCG GTTAGCCTTGCAGCACGGCAGTTGATAAATGCATTGTTGCAGAGAGACCCAGACGCACGTTTAGGATCCAATACTGGTGCAAATGAAATCAAGCAACATCCTTTCTTCCGTGGAATTAATTGGCCTTTGATTCGTTGCATG AGCCCTCCGCCATTAGAAGCGCCTCTTCAACCTATTGAAAGAGATCCAAAGGCCAAGGATATAACGTGGGAAGATGATGGAGTCCTTGTAAATTTAGCGGATTTGGATATTTTCTAA
- the LOC126621385 gene encoding histone deacetylase 19 isoform X2, which yields MDTGGNSLVSGPDGVKRKVSYFYDPEVGNYYYGQGHPMKPHRIRMTHALLAHYGLLQNMQVLKPYPARDRDLCRFHADDYVAFLRNITPETQQDQLRQLKRFNVGEDCPVFDGLYSFCQTYAGGSVGGAVKLNHGICDISINWAGGLHHAKKCEASGFCYVNDIVLAILELLKQHERVLYVDIDIHHGDGVEEAFYTTDRVMTVSFHKFGDYFPGTGDIRDIGYGKGKYYSLNVPLDDGIDDESYHYLFKPIIGKVMEIFKPGAVVLQCGADSLSGDRLGCFNLSIKGHAECVRYMRSFNVPLLLLGGGGYTIRNVARCWCYETGVALGAEIEDKMPQHEYYEYFGPDYTLHVAPSNMENKNSHMLLEEIRSKLLENLSRLQHAPSVPFQERPPDTELPEENEEQDDPDERWDPDSDMEVDDERKPLPSRVKKEIVEPEVKDPIQKGTSENARSSGYDPAVDEITTGAKALDMGSGSVDEPTVKVEQDTMNKPADQI from the exons ATGGACACCGGCGGCAACTCTCTAGTGTCGGGTCCCGACGGAGTGAAGAGGAAGGTGAGCTATTTCTACGACCCAGAAGTGGGAAATTACTATTATGGGCAGGGACACCCAATGAAGCCCCACCGGATTCGGATGACCCACGCCCTCCTCGCGCACTATGGCCTCCTCCAGAACATGCAGGTCCTCAAACCCTACCCGGCCCGCGACCGCGACCTCTGCCGCTTCCACGCCGACGATTACGTGGCGTTCCTCCGGAACATCACCCCCGAAACGCAGCAGGACCAGCTGCGGCAGCTCAAGCGGTTCAATGTCGGCGAGGACTGCCCTGTCTTTGATGGGTTGTACTCGTTTTGCCAGACCTATGCTGGTGGGTCGGTCGGCGGCGCTGTGAAGCTCAACCATGGGATTTGTGATATTTCTATTAATTGGGCTGGTGGTTTGCACCATGCTAAGAAGTGTGAGGCTTCTGGATTTTGCTATGTGAATGACATTGTTCTTGCAATTTTGGAACTTCTTAAGCAGCATGAG CGCGTTTTGTATGTGGACATTGATATCCACCATGGAGATGGTGTTGAGGAGGCGTTTTACACGACTGACAGGGTCATGACGGTTTCATTTCACAAGTTTGGTGATTATTTTCCTGGCACGGGGGACATTCGTGATATTGGTTACGGGAAAGGGAAGTATTACTCCCTTAATGTTCCATTGGATGATGGGATTGATGATGAGAGCTACCATTACTTGTTCAAGCCCATCATTGGGAAGGTGATGGAAATTTTTAAGCCTGGGGCTGTGGTTCTCCAGTGTGGTGCTGATTCCTTATCTGGGGACAGGCTTGGTTGCTTCAATCTTTCCATCAAAGGCCACGCCGAGTGTGTTAGGTATATGAGATCCTTCAATGTCCCACTCTTGCTTCTAGGTGGCGGTGGCTATACCATTCGCAATGTTGCTCGTTGTTGGTGCTACGAG ACTGGAGTAGCACTTGGAGCAGAAATTGAGGACAAAATGCCACAGCACGAGTATTATGAGTATTTCGGTCCAGATTATACTCTTCATGTTGCCCCAAGTAATATGGAAAATAAGAATTCTCACATGTTACTAGAAGAAATACGGTCAAAGCTTCTTGAAAACCTCTCCAGGCTGCAGCATGCACCCAGTGTCCCGTTTCAGGAAAGACCTCCTGATACTGAGCTTCCGGAG GAGAATGAGGAACAGGATGACCCAGACGAGAGGTGGGATCCAGATTCTGATATGGAGGTTGATGATGAACG TAAGCCTTTACCAAGCAGAGTAAAGAAAGAGATCGTTGAACCTGAAGTTAAGGATCCG ATCCAGAAAGGGACCTCGGAGAACGCTAGAAGCTCAGGCTATGATCCAGCGGTAGATGAGATAACAACAGGCGCAAAG
- the LOC126621385 gene encoding histone deacetylase 19 isoform X7, translating to MDTGGNSLVSGPDGVKRKVSYFYDPEVGNYYYGQGHPMKPHRIRMTHALLAHYGLLQNMQVLKPYPARDRDLCRFHADDYVAFLRNITPETQQDQLRQLKRFNVGEDCPVFDGLYSFCQTYAGGSVGGAVKLNHGICDISINWAGGLHHAKKCEASGFCYVNDIVLAILELLKQHERVLYVDIDIHHGDGVEEAFYTTDRVMTVSFHKFGDYFPGTGDIRDIGYGKGKYYSLNVPLDDGIDDESYHYLFKPIIGKVMEIFKPGAVVLQCGADSLSGDRLGCFNLSIKGHAECVRYMRSFNVPLLLLGGGGYTIRNVARCWCYETGVALGAEIEDKMPQHEYYEYFGPDYTLHVAPSNMENKNSHMLLEEIRSKLLENLSRLQHAPSVPFQERPPDTELPEENEEQDDPDERWDPDSDMEVDDERKPLPSRVKKEIVEPEVKDPKGTSENARSSGYDPAVDEITTGAKALDMGSGSVDEPTVKVEQDTMNKPADQI from the exons ATGGACACCGGCGGCAACTCTCTAGTGTCGGGTCCCGACGGAGTGAAGAGGAAGGTGAGCTATTTCTACGACCCAGAAGTGGGAAATTACTATTATGGGCAGGGACACCCAATGAAGCCCCACCGGATTCGGATGACCCACGCCCTCCTCGCGCACTATGGCCTCCTCCAGAACATGCAGGTCCTCAAACCCTACCCGGCCCGCGACCGCGACCTCTGCCGCTTCCACGCCGACGATTACGTGGCGTTCCTCCGGAACATCACCCCCGAAACGCAGCAGGACCAGCTGCGGCAGCTCAAGCGGTTCAATGTCGGCGAGGACTGCCCTGTCTTTGATGGGTTGTACTCGTTTTGCCAGACCTATGCTGGTGGGTCGGTCGGCGGCGCTGTGAAGCTCAACCATGGGATTTGTGATATTTCTATTAATTGGGCTGGTGGTTTGCACCATGCTAAGAAGTGTGAGGCTTCTGGATTTTGCTATGTGAATGACATTGTTCTTGCAATTTTGGAACTTCTTAAGCAGCATGAG CGCGTTTTGTATGTGGACATTGATATCCACCATGGAGATGGTGTTGAGGAGGCGTTTTACACGACTGACAGGGTCATGACGGTTTCATTTCACAAGTTTGGTGATTATTTTCCTGGCACGGGGGACATTCGTGATATTGGTTACGGGAAAGGGAAGTATTACTCCCTTAATGTTCCATTGGATGATGGGATTGATGATGAGAGCTACCATTACTTGTTCAAGCCCATCATTGGGAAGGTGATGGAAATTTTTAAGCCTGGGGCTGTGGTTCTCCAGTGTGGTGCTGATTCCTTATCTGGGGACAGGCTTGGTTGCTTCAATCTTTCCATCAAAGGCCACGCCGAGTGTGTTAGGTATATGAGATCCTTCAATGTCCCACTCTTGCTTCTAGGTGGCGGTGGCTATACCATTCGCAATGTTGCTCGTTGTTGGTGCTACGAG ACTGGAGTAGCACTTGGAGCAGAAATTGAGGACAAAATGCCACAGCACGAGTATTATGAGTATTTCGGTCCAGATTATACTCTTCATGTTGCCCCAAGTAATATGGAAAATAAGAATTCTCACATGTTACTAGAAGAAATACGGTCAAAGCTTCTTGAAAACCTCTCCAGGCTGCAGCATGCACCCAGTGTCCCGTTTCAGGAAAGACCTCCTGATACTGAGCTTCCGGAG GAGAATGAGGAACAGGATGACCCAGACGAGAGGTGGGATCCAGATTCTGATATGGAGGTTGATGATGAACG TAAGCCTTTACCAAGCAGAGTAAAGAAAGAGATCGTTGAACCTGAAGTTAAGGATCCG AAAGGGACCTCGGAGAACGCTAGAAGCTCAGGCTATGATCCAGCGGTAGATGAGATAACAACAGGCGCAAAG
- the LOC126621385 gene encoding histone deacetylase 19 isoform X1 gives MDTGGNSLVSGPDGVKRKVSYFYDPEVGNYYYGQGHPMKPHRIRMTHALLAHYGLLQNMQVLKPYPARDRDLCRFHADDYVAFLRNITPETQQDQLRQLKRFNVGEDCPVFDGLYSFCQTYAGGSVGGAVKLNHGICDISINWAGGLHHAKKCEASGFCYVNDIVLAILELLKQHERVLYVDIDIHHGDGVEEAFYTTDRVMTVSFHKFGDYFPGTGDIRDIGYGKGKYYSLNVPLDDGIDDESYHYLFKPIIGKVMEIFKPGAVVLQCGADSLSGDRLGCFNLSIKGHAECVRYMRSFNVPLLLLGGGGYTIRNVARCWCYETGVALGAEIEDKMPQHEYYEYFGPDYTLHVAPSNMENKNSHMLLEEIRSKLLENLSRLQHAPSVPFQERPPDTELPEENEEQDDPDERWDPDSDMEVDDERKPLPSRVKKEIVEPEVKDPIQKGTSENARSSGYDPAVDEITTGAKALDMGSGSVDEPTTVKVEQDTMNKPADQI, from the exons ATGGACACCGGCGGCAACTCTCTAGTGTCGGGTCCCGACGGAGTGAAGAGGAAGGTGAGCTATTTCTACGACCCAGAAGTGGGAAATTACTATTATGGGCAGGGACACCCAATGAAGCCCCACCGGATTCGGATGACCCACGCCCTCCTCGCGCACTATGGCCTCCTCCAGAACATGCAGGTCCTCAAACCCTACCCGGCCCGCGACCGCGACCTCTGCCGCTTCCACGCCGACGATTACGTGGCGTTCCTCCGGAACATCACCCCCGAAACGCAGCAGGACCAGCTGCGGCAGCTCAAGCGGTTCAATGTCGGCGAGGACTGCCCTGTCTTTGATGGGTTGTACTCGTTTTGCCAGACCTATGCTGGTGGGTCGGTCGGCGGCGCTGTGAAGCTCAACCATGGGATTTGTGATATTTCTATTAATTGGGCTGGTGGTTTGCACCATGCTAAGAAGTGTGAGGCTTCTGGATTTTGCTATGTGAATGACATTGTTCTTGCAATTTTGGAACTTCTTAAGCAGCATGAG CGCGTTTTGTATGTGGACATTGATATCCACCATGGAGATGGTGTTGAGGAGGCGTTTTACACGACTGACAGGGTCATGACGGTTTCATTTCACAAGTTTGGTGATTATTTTCCTGGCACGGGGGACATTCGTGATATTGGTTACGGGAAAGGGAAGTATTACTCCCTTAATGTTCCATTGGATGATGGGATTGATGATGAGAGCTACCATTACTTGTTCAAGCCCATCATTGGGAAGGTGATGGAAATTTTTAAGCCTGGGGCTGTGGTTCTCCAGTGTGGTGCTGATTCCTTATCTGGGGACAGGCTTGGTTGCTTCAATCTTTCCATCAAAGGCCACGCCGAGTGTGTTAGGTATATGAGATCCTTCAATGTCCCACTCTTGCTTCTAGGTGGCGGTGGCTATACCATTCGCAATGTTGCTCGTTGTTGGTGCTACGAG ACTGGAGTAGCACTTGGAGCAGAAATTGAGGACAAAATGCCACAGCACGAGTATTATGAGTATTTCGGTCCAGATTATACTCTTCATGTTGCCCCAAGTAATATGGAAAATAAGAATTCTCACATGTTACTAGAAGAAATACGGTCAAAGCTTCTTGAAAACCTCTCCAGGCTGCAGCATGCACCCAGTGTCCCGTTTCAGGAAAGACCTCCTGATACTGAGCTTCCGGAG GAGAATGAGGAACAGGATGACCCAGACGAGAGGTGGGATCCAGATTCTGATATGGAGGTTGATGATGAACG TAAGCCTTTACCAAGCAGAGTAAAGAAAGAGATCGTTGAACCTGAAGTTAAGGATCCG ATCCAGAAAGGGACCTCGGAGAACGCTAGAAGCTCAGGCTATGATCCAGCGGTAGATGAGATAACAACAGGCGCAAAG GCTTTGGATATGGGATCTGGATCAGTGGATGAACCAACAACTGTGAAAGTTGAACAAGACACTATGAATAAGCCTGCAGACCAGATATAA
- the LOC126621385 gene encoding histone deacetylase 19 isoform X6, with product MDTGGNSLVSGPDGVKRKVSYFYDPEVGNYYYGQGHPMKPHRIRMTHALLAHYGLLQNMQVLKPYPARDRDLCRFHADDYVAFLRNITPETQQDQLRQLKRFNVGEDCPVFDGLYSFCQTYAGGSVGGAVKLNHGICDISINWAGGLHHAKKCEASGFCYVNDIVLAILELLKQHERVLYVDIDIHHGDGVEEAFYTTDRVMTVSFHKFGDYFPGTGDIRDIGYGKGKYYSLNVPLDDGIDDESYHYLFKPIIGKVMEIFKPGAVVLQCGADSLSGDRLGCFNLSIKGHAECVRYMRSFNVPLLLLGGGGYTIRNVARCWCYETGVALGAEIEDKMPQHEYYEYFGPDYTLHVAPSNMENKNSHMLLEEIRSKLLENLSRLQHAPSVPFQERPPDTELPEENEEQDDPDERWDPDSDMEVDDERKPLPSRVKKEIVEPEVKDPKGTSENARSSGYDPAVDEITTGAKALDMGSGSVDEPTTVKVEQDTMNKPADQI from the exons ATGGACACCGGCGGCAACTCTCTAGTGTCGGGTCCCGACGGAGTGAAGAGGAAGGTGAGCTATTTCTACGACCCAGAAGTGGGAAATTACTATTATGGGCAGGGACACCCAATGAAGCCCCACCGGATTCGGATGACCCACGCCCTCCTCGCGCACTATGGCCTCCTCCAGAACATGCAGGTCCTCAAACCCTACCCGGCCCGCGACCGCGACCTCTGCCGCTTCCACGCCGACGATTACGTGGCGTTCCTCCGGAACATCACCCCCGAAACGCAGCAGGACCAGCTGCGGCAGCTCAAGCGGTTCAATGTCGGCGAGGACTGCCCTGTCTTTGATGGGTTGTACTCGTTTTGCCAGACCTATGCTGGTGGGTCGGTCGGCGGCGCTGTGAAGCTCAACCATGGGATTTGTGATATTTCTATTAATTGGGCTGGTGGTTTGCACCATGCTAAGAAGTGTGAGGCTTCTGGATTTTGCTATGTGAATGACATTGTTCTTGCAATTTTGGAACTTCTTAAGCAGCATGAG CGCGTTTTGTATGTGGACATTGATATCCACCATGGAGATGGTGTTGAGGAGGCGTTTTACACGACTGACAGGGTCATGACGGTTTCATTTCACAAGTTTGGTGATTATTTTCCTGGCACGGGGGACATTCGTGATATTGGTTACGGGAAAGGGAAGTATTACTCCCTTAATGTTCCATTGGATGATGGGATTGATGATGAGAGCTACCATTACTTGTTCAAGCCCATCATTGGGAAGGTGATGGAAATTTTTAAGCCTGGGGCTGTGGTTCTCCAGTGTGGTGCTGATTCCTTATCTGGGGACAGGCTTGGTTGCTTCAATCTTTCCATCAAAGGCCACGCCGAGTGTGTTAGGTATATGAGATCCTTCAATGTCCCACTCTTGCTTCTAGGTGGCGGTGGCTATACCATTCGCAATGTTGCTCGTTGTTGGTGCTACGAG ACTGGAGTAGCACTTGGAGCAGAAATTGAGGACAAAATGCCACAGCACGAGTATTATGAGTATTTCGGTCCAGATTATACTCTTCATGTTGCCCCAAGTAATATGGAAAATAAGAATTCTCACATGTTACTAGAAGAAATACGGTCAAAGCTTCTTGAAAACCTCTCCAGGCTGCAGCATGCACCCAGTGTCCCGTTTCAGGAAAGACCTCCTGATACTGAGCTTCCGGAG GAGAATGAGGAACAGGATGACCCAGACGAGAGGTGGGATCCAGATTCTGATATGGAGGTTGATGATGAACG TAAGCCTTTACCAAGCAGAGTAAAGAAAGAGATCGTTGAACCTGAAGTTAAGGATCCG AAAGGGACCTCGGAGAACGCTAGAAGCTCAGGCTATGATCCAGCGGTAGATGAGATAACAACAGGCGCAAAG GCTTTGGATATGGGATCTGGATCAGTGGATGAACCAACAACTGTGAAAGTTGAACAAGACACTATGAATAAGCCTGCAGACCAGATATAA